The following proteins are encoded in a genomic region of Xenopus laevis strain J_2021 chromosome 3L, Xenopus_laevis_v10.1, whole genome shotgun sequence:
- the leap2.L gene encoding liver-expressed antimicrobial peptide 2 gives MFLQPGKWILILVLCCLFTHQLEGACLINPSVRAAVRLPRMTPFWRGLSLRPLGASCRDASECLTKLCSKSRCSLKTFSN, from the exons ATGTTCCTGCAGCCTGGGAAATGGATTCTCATCTTGGTTTTGTGTTGCCTATTTACTCACCAG CTGGAAGGTGCTTGTCTCATCAACCCGTCCGTCAGGGCAGCTGTCAGACTCCCAAGGATGACACCATTTTGGAGGGGCCTGTCTTTGCGCCCATTAGGTGCCTCGTGCAGGGACGCTTCAGAGTGCCTAACCAAGTTGTGCAG tAAGAGTCGCTGCTCGCTGAAGACTTTTAGTAATTAA